In Wenyingzhuangia fucanilytica, the following are encoded in one genomic region:
- a CDS encoding tRNA-(ms[2]io[6]A)-hydroxylase, whose protein sequence is MLGLKLPTDPRWVNIAEKNIDEILIDHAHCEQKAASTAISLIVSFPEYTDLVTEMIALVKEEMSHFKLVHDRLIKKGVVLGRDRKDEYVMDLIKFFPKGGSRTMQLVHRLLYAALIEARSCERFRLLSENLEDKELAKFYRDLMVSEANHYTLFLNFARQYGNRTEVDQKWQELLEYEAKLMKNLGNKESIHG, encoded by the coding sequence TTAAATTACCAACAGACCCAAGATGGGTAAATATTGCAGAAAAAAATATTGATGAAATTTTAATAGATCATGCGCACTGTGAACAAAAGGCTGCTTCAACAGCTATTTCTTTAATTGTTAGTTTTCCAGAATATACAGATTTGGTTACAGAGATGATTGCTTTGGTTAAAGAAGAAATGAGTCATTTTAAATTAGTACACGATAGACTTATTAAAAAAGGAGTTGTTTTAGGAAGAGATAGAAAAGATGAGTACGTAATGGATTTGATAAAATTCTTTCCTAAAGGAGGAAGTAGAACCATGCAATTAGTACACCGTCTTTTATATGCAGCATTGATTGAAGCAAGAAGTTGTGAAAGATTTCGTTTGCTATCCGAAAACTTAGAAGATAAAGAGTTGGCAAAGTTTTATAGAGACCTAATGGTATCCGAGGCAAATCATTATACATTGTTTCTAAATTTTGCACGTCAATATGGAAACAGAACAGAAGTAGATCAAAAATGGCAAGAGTTGTTAGAATACGAAGCCAAGTTGATGAAAAATTTAGGGAATAAAGAATCTATTCACGGTTAA
- a CDS encoding DUF4268 domain-containing protein, with the protein MFSREESARIRKEFWVSYGKSFPRKWLLYNTKIKDFGFKFVADRKTAEVTLDIESADEEQRELLFDQILSLKNILESEYLPEVIFDKEYVLENGKLISRIYIVHSKKFSIHNKDTWGECYAFFNETMSQFELFWYEYEDYIRQAVV; encoded by the coding sequence ATGTTTAGTAGAGAAGAATCTGCAAGAATTAGAAAAGAGTTTTGGGTAAGTTATGGAAAGTCTTTTCCAAGAAAATGGCTTTTGTACAATACCAAAATAAAAGATTTTGGATTCAAATTTGTTGCTGATAGAAAAACTGCCGAAGTTACTTTAGATATAGAATCTGCAGATGAAGAACAAAGAGAGTTGTTGTTTGATCAAATCTTGTCGTTAAAAAACATATTGGAGTCTGAGTATCTTCCTGAAGTTATTTTTGATAAGGAGTATGTTTTAGAAAATGGCAAGTTGATTAGTCGTATATATATAGTACACTCAAAAAAGTTTAGCATACATAATAAAGACACTTGGGGAGAATGTTATGCTTTTTTCAACGAGACAATGTCCCAATTCGAGTTGTTTTGGTACGAGTATGAGGATTACATTCGCCAGGCAGTTGTATAA